Proteins from one Betaproteobacteria bacterium genomic window:
- the holB gene encoding DNA polymerase III subunit delta': protein MNIIDLHSKVWSGLQSRRSKLPHSLLFIGQKGLGKFELARRFAASLLCESPTIDGLPCGKCLACNWFEQGNHPDFRLLQPDALGDEAVVEDGKKKPSQQITIDQVRALDEFFNIGTHRGGLRIILVNPTEAMNRNAANSLLKTLEEPAPDTLFLMVSSEPMRLLPTIRSRCQAVPVPVPATKLAQKVLADEGVTQPERWLAMAGGAPGLAMELAASGQGAWLELLATRMGLGPNGDPLSIAAEMEKSIKDSKGKLTLKQVVEALQKWLVDLTLARNALPIRYFLPQQSIISGLADMIPPERLIHLYRALITRRQEAEQPLNARLFLEGILLDYRALFAN from the coding sequence ATGAACATAATTGATCTCCATTCAAAGGTCTGGTCAGGTCTTCAGTCAAGGCGCAGCAAATTGCCTCATTCGCTGCTATTTATAGGGCAAAAGGGCTTGGGTAAATTTGAACTGGCCCGGCGATTTGCCGCCAGTCTGCTGTGCGAGTCGCCCACGATTGATGGTTTGCCATGCGGAAAATGCCTGGCCTGCAATTGGTTTGAGCAGGGAAATCATCCAGATTTTCGCTTGCTGCAACCCGATGCGCTCGGCGATGAAGCGGTGGTTGAGGATGGCAAGAAAAAGCCCAGTCAGCAAATCACTATCGATCAGGTGCGAGCGCTGGATGAGTTTTTTAACATTGGCACTCATCGCGGTGGCTTGCGGATTATTCTGGTTAATCCAACTGAAGCGATGAACAGAAATGCCGCGAACTCACTTCTTAAAACACTTGAAGAACCTGCTCCAGATACATTGTTTCTAATGGTTTCAAGTGAGCCAATGCGCTTGTTGCCAACCATCCGTAGTCGCTGCCAGGCTGTGCCGGTGCCGGTGCCAGCCACCAAGCTGGCACAAAAAGTATTGGCTGACGAAGGAGTGACTCAGCCGGAGCGTTGGCTGGCGATGGCAGGGGGGGCTCCCGGGTTGGCAATGGAGTTGGCTGCTTCCGGGCAAGGTGCCTGGCTGGAGTTGCTGGCAACGCGCATGGGGCTTGGGCCAAATGGTGACCCGTTATCAATTGCGGCGGAGATGGAGAAATCCATTAAAGACAGCAAGGGTAAACTGACGCTAAAGCAAGTCGTTGAGGCCTTGCAAAAATGGTTGGTGGATTTGACGCTGGCCAGGAATGCGCTGCCTATCCGATATTTTCTGCCGCAACAATCCATTATTTCGGGCTTGGCTGATATGATTCCACCTGAACGCTTGATACATTTGTATCGGGCCTTGATCACACGCCGCCAAGAGGCAGAGCAACCGCTCAATGCACGTCTCTTCCTGGAAGGCATTCTTCTGGATTATCGAGCCCTGTTTGCCAATTGA
- a CDS encoding PilZ domain-containing protein, with product MSEVKPAPQRPSVLSLNINSKSALYAAFMPHLRSGGIFIPTTRGYGIGDEVFMLLSLMDDPAKLPIAGTVVWITPAGAQNGRAQGIGVHFNNDESGQEARRKIEGLLGGVMQSARPTHTL from the coding sequence ATGAGTGAAGTAAAACCCGCTCCGCAGCGTCCCAGCGTTCTCTCGCTCAATATCAATTCAAAATCCGCCCTTTATGCGGCGTTTATGCCGCATCTGCGCAGTGGTGGCATTTTTATTCCAACGACTCGTGGCTACGGCATTGGTGATGAGGTATTTATGTTGCTGTCGCTGATGGATGATCCAGCCAAGCTGCCGATTGCAGGCACTGTCGTCTGGATTACGCCGGCTGGCGCACAGAATGGCCGGGCGCAAGGCATTGGGGTCCATTTTAATAATGACGAAAGTGGCCAGGAAGCCCGCCGTAAGATTGAAGGTTTGCTGGGTGGTGTGATGCAGTCTGCACGCCCAACCCATACGCTTTGA
- the tadA gene encoding tRNA adenosine(34) deaminase TadA, translating into MSDLAPVILGDEFFMREAMSLARAAECLGEVPVGAVVVLNGAIVGRGFNSPIGESDPTAHAEIAALRDAARVLGNYRLPGCELFVTLEPCAMCAGAIMHARISRVIYGARDAKTGVHGSVVDLFGVERLNHHATVEGGVLADECSAMLSAFFAGRRKKSS; encoded by the coding sequence ATGAGTGACTTGGCACCTGTCATCCTTGGAGATGAATTTTTCATGCGTGAAGCCATGTCGCTGGCGCGTGCCGCGGAGTGCCTTGGTGAAGTGCCGGTAGGCGCTGTCGTCGTCCTCAATGGTGCGATTGTTGGCCGCGGTTTCAACTCGCCCATCGGTGAGAGTGACCCGACTGCTCATGCCGAAATCGCTGCACTGCGCGACGCTGCACGTGTGCTGGGCAACTATCGTTTGCCGGGCTGTGAGTTGTTCGTGACGCTGGAACCCTGCGCGATGTGCGCAGGAGCGATCATGCATGCGCGAATCAGCCGCGTCATTTATGGGGCGCGCGATGCCAAGACAGGGGTGCATGGCAGCGTCGTCGATCTATTTGGCGTTGAACGACTGAATCACCACGCCACCGTCGAGGGTGGCGTTCTCGCTGACGAGTGCAGTGCCATGCTATCCGCTTTTTTTGCGGGACGCCGCAAAAAATCGTCATGA
- the coxB gene encoding cytochrome c oxidase subunit II, with amino-acid sequence MHRNLLPLASLAAPISASADYSFNFPEPVTPIARETLHIHNEFMLVITVLFVVVFAIMIYSMIKHRKSSGHAPSKFTGPTSALQWFWALIPFAILLFIDFILMGIPAVQAIINMEDTKTRADMVLKITGMQWKWQYEYPEAGVKFISVLTTPREQIANNEPKGENYLLEVDKPVVLPVGKKIRVLLTSIDVIHTWWVPQFGVKRDAVPGFLRETWLLIEKPGIYRGQCAELCGKDHGFMPVVVHAVPEPEYLAWLETQKAEAKAAAGGADRTWSRDELMDKGHEVYEKVCAACHQPNGQGLPPTFPALSGSKVVNGPLLDAGGKIITDSHVDRVMNGKAGTAMQAFRNSLSDVEIASIITYERNSFGNHKGDMIQPAQIKALR; translated from the coding sequence ATGCATCGCAACCTGCTTCCCCTCGCTAGTCTAGCGGCGCCGATTTCCGCCAGCGCAGACTACAGTTTCAACTTCCCCGAACCCGTTACCCCCATTGCGCGGGAAACCTTGCATATCCATAACGAGTTCATGCTGGTCATCACGGTGCTTTTCGTCGTGGTGTTCGCCATCATGATTTACTCGATGATCAAGCATCGAAAGAGTTCCGGTCACGCGCCCTCCAAATTCACCGGTCCGACCAGTGCCCTGCAATGGTTCTGGGCACTGATCCCATTTGCCATCCTGCTCTTCATCGATTTCATATTGATGGGCATCCCGGCTGTGCAAGCCATCATCAATATGGAAGACACCAAGACCCGCGCCGACATGGTGCTCAAGATCACCGGGATGCAGTGGAAGTGGCAGTACGAATATCCTGAAGCCGGGGTCAAATTCATCAGCGTGCTCACCACCCCTCGCGAGCAGATCGCCAACAATGAACCGAAGGGCGAAAACTACCTGCTGGAAGTCGACAAGCCAGTCGTGCTTCCCGTAGGCAAAAAAATCCGCGTTCTGCTGACCTCGATTGATGTCATTCATACTTGGTGGGTGCCGCAGTTCGGCGTAAAGCGTGATGCCGTACCGGGCTTTTTGCGTGAAACCTGGCTGCTGATTGAAAAGCCGGGCATCTATCGCGGCCAATGTGCGGAACTCTGCGGCAAGGACCATGGGTTCATGCCTGTGGTTGTCCATGCCGTTCCCGAACCCGAATATCTGGCCTGGCTGGAAACACAAAAGGCCGAGGCCAAGGCTGCCGCGGGTGGTGCTGATCGCACCTGGAGCCGGGATGAGTTGATGGATAAGGGACATGAAGTCTATGAAAAGGTCTGCGCCGCCTGTCACCAACCCAATGGTCAAGGTTTGCCTCCGACTTTCCCCGCACTGTCCGGCAGCAAGGTGGTCAATGGACCACTCCTTGATGCAGGCGGCAAGATCATCACGGACAGTCATGTCGACCGTGTCATGAACGGCAAGGCAGGTACTGCCATGCAGGCATTCCGCAACAGCCTTTCCGATGTCGAGATCGCGTCAATCATCACTTACGAACGCAACAGTTTCGGCAACCACAAGGGCGACATGATTCAACCCGCCCAGATCAAGGCCCTTCGCTAG
- a CDS encoding L,D-transpeptidase: MKLHISVARQAMAVFDDQGRVVREYPVSTALAGVGEVFGSFQTPRGHHVIRAKIGAGLPENTVFVRRRPTGEIWSPELGEAFPGRDWILTRILWLSGCEPGCNRLGCVDTMRRYIYIHGSPDSAEMGLPGSHGCVRMRNADIVELFDLVPNYSEVEITED; encoded by the coding sequence ATGAAGCTGCATATTTCAGTGGCACGGCAAGCAATGGCCGTCTTTGACGATCAGGGCAGGGTTGTTCGCGAGTATCCGGTGTCCACCGCTTTGGCAGGGGTTGGCGAGGTGTTCGGCAGTTTTCAGACGCCGCGCGGGCATCACGTTATTCGGGCAAAAATTGGCGCCGGGCTGCCTGAAAACACCGTCTTCGTACGTCGCCGTCCGACCGGCGAGATCTGGTCGCCAGAGCTGGGTGAGGCTTTCCCCGGTCGTGACTGGATTTTGACGCGCATTCTTTGGCTTTCCGGTTGCGAGCCGGGTTGTAATCGGCTGGGCTGTGTCGATACGATGCGACGTTACATTTACATTCACGGCAGTCCGGATTCTGCGGAAATGGGTCTGCCGGGTTCGCATGGCTGCGTGCGCATGCGCAACGCTGATATTGTCGAGCTATTCGATCTCGTGCCGAATTATTCGGAAGTAGAGATCACCGAAGACTGA
- a CDS encoding folate-binding protein YgfZ yields MNPNWRSFLESTEGVFDSDAAELLNFGDATGELLAATQRTVVVPLTHLALIEATGDDAKAFLHSQFTSDINHLADHQAQHAGWCTAKGRMQASFIAWRQGESYFLGLSADLQEATQKRLQMFVLRSKVKLINLTNTMIMLGLSGPQAEEALADAGLPCPADAMATSSHQGTTVIRLDAVRFVVVAPESAMASLWQKLTVKARPAGLPAWRWLDIQSAFPLVTLATKEEFVPQMADFEKIGGVSFHKGCYPGQEIVARTQYLGKVKRHLFRLTSQQPLKAGDVLHSPDNPDQSCGMVMTVSPSPAGGYEALAVVQSNFADNIRLGSLEGPTVTAAAVNP; encoded by the coding sequence ATGAACCCCAACTGGCGCAGCTTTCTGGAATCGACCGAAGGTGTCTTCGACAGCGATGCGGCTGAACTTCTCAACTTCGGCGATGCGACCGGCGAATTGCTGGCGGCCACGCAACGTACCGTTGTCGTTCCGCTCACTCACCTTGCCCTGATCGAGGCAACAGGTGACGATGCCAAGGCTTTCCTGCACAGCCAGTTCACCAGCGATATCAATCATCTGGCCGACCATCAGGCACAGCATGCTGGCTGGTGTACCGCCAAAGGTCGCATGCAAGCCAGCTTCATCGCATGGCGCCAGGGAGAAAGTTATTTCCTCGGTCTGTCGGCCGATCTGCAGGAAGCCACGCAAAAGCGCCTGCAAATGTTCGTGCTGCGCTCCAAAGTCAAACTCATCAATCTGACCAACACCATGATCATGCTCGGCCTGTCCGGCCCGCAGGCTGAAGAAGCCCTCGCGGATGCCGGACTCCCCTGCCCGGCCGACGCCATGGCCACGTCGAGTCACCAGGGGACGACTGTCATTCGCCTCGACGCCGTCCGTTTCGTCGTCGTTGCGCCGGAGTCTGCCATGGCCTCGCTATGGCAAAAATTGACTGTCAAGGCCCGTCCTGCCGGCTTGCCGGCATGGCGCTGGCTCGATATTCAGTCAGCTTTCCCTCTCGTCACCTTGGCCACCAAAGAAGAGTTTGTGCCGCAAATGGCGGATTTCGAGAAGATAGGCGGAGTCAGTTTCCACAAAGGTTGCTATCCCGGCCAGGAAATCGTGGCGCGCACGCAGTACCTCGGCAAGGTCAAGCGACACCTATTTCGCCTGACCAGTCAGCAGCCGCTCAAGGCAGGCGATGTGCTGCATTCACCTGACAACCCGGACCAATCCTGCGGTATGGTGATGACCGTTTCGCCATCGCCAGCGGGTGGTTACGAAGCGCTGGCCGTGGTTCAGAGCAATTTTGCCGACAACATCCGCCTGGGCTCACTGGAAGGCCCGACGGTGACGGCTGCTGCGGTCAACCCGTAA
- the mltG gene encoding endolytic transglycosylase MltG, with the protein MRFLSKLFSVVLLLLAGLAGGVWWWANQPLTLKTSPLDFRVTVGSSLRSAIAQMREAGINVDPTFLAALARFNRSDTAIKAGSYEVSEGVTPVQLLDKLLKGKVTQGELTLVEGWTFRQWRARMDNHPDLKHDLRGLSEAQILERMGLTAASLEGLLFPDTYLFDKQSSDLELLARANRAMRRKLDKEWAQRAEGLPYKTPDEALIMASIVEKETGRESDRSLVAAVFVNRLRKGMLLQTDPTVIYGLGEAFDGNLRRRDLLADTPYNTYSRRGLPPTPIAMPGQASIHAALNPAQSDALYFVARGDGSSHFSQTLDEHNNAVNRYQRGGK; encoded by the coding sequence GTGCGCTTCCTCTCCAAACTGTTTTCCGTTGTTCTATTGCTGCTCGCCGGCTTGGCAGGTGGCGTATGGTGGTGGGCAAATCAACCGCTCACCCTCAAAACTTCACCGCTCGACTTCAGGGTGACAGTTGGCAGTAGCCTGCGCTCTGCGATAGCGCAAATGCGCGAGGCCGGCATCAATGTCGATCCGACTTTTCTCGCCGCACTGGCTCGCTTCAACAGATCGGATACGGCCATCAAGGCCGGTAGCTACGAGGTTAGCGAAGGCGTTACCCCCGTTCAACTGCTGGATAAACTGCTCAAAGGCAAGGTGACGCAAGGTGAATTGACTTTGGTGGAAGGCTGGACTTTCCGCCAATGGCGCGCCCGGATGGATAACCATCCCGATCTGAAGCACGACCTGCGTGGTTTGAGCGAAGCGCAGATTCTCGAGCGCATGGGTCTCACTGCCGCCAGTCTTGAAGGCTTGCTGTTTCCGGATACTTATCTTTTCGACAAACAGTCCTCCGATCTCGAATTGCTGGCCCGTGCCAATCGCGCCATGCGGCGCAAGCTGGACAAGGAATGGGCGCAGCGTGCGGAGGGGCTTCCTTACAAAACCCCTGATGAAGCACTGATCATGGCTTCGATTGTCGAAAAGGAAACCGGACGCGAGTCTGATCGCAGTTTGGTTGCAGCGGTATTCGTCAATCGGTTACGCAAGGGCATGTTGCTGCAAACTGATCCAACGGTTATTTACGGCCTCGGCGAAGCATTTGATGGCAATCTCAGAAGGCGCGACCTGCTTGCCGACACTCCGTACAATACCTATTCGCGGCGTGGCTTGCCGCCAACGCCGATTGCCATGCCGGGGCAAGCTTCCATACACGCCGCGCTCAATCCGGCGCAAAGCGACGCGCTGTATTTTGTCGCACGTGGCGATGGCAGTAGTCACTTTTCGCAGACGCTGGATGAGCACAATAACGCAGTTAACAGATATCAAAGAGGTGGCAAGTGA
- a CDS encoding dTMP kinase: MKGKFITFEGIDGAGKSSHVEWLAELLRSRGIVVQVTREPGGTELGEKLRTLLLNEPMHLETETLLMFAARREHLAKLIEPALARGEWVICDRFSDATYAYQGGGRGLDRAKFLILEHWVHEHLQPDLTLLFDLPLEIARERIVLANRVLDKFEQERVDFHERVRQAYLERAHTSPSRMRVVNADSTLDNIRKQLDQIVSMICL; the protein is encoded by the coding sequence GTGAAAGGTAAATTCATCACTTTCGAAGGTATTGACGGTGCCGGCAAGAGCAGCCATGTCGAATGGCTAGCTGAATTGCTGCGTTCACGAGGCATCGTGGTTCAGGTAACTCGCGAACCTGGTGGTACTGAACTGGGCGAAAAATTGCGGACACTCCTGCTCAACGAGCCAATGCATCTGGAAACCGAAACCTTGCTGATGTTTGCGGCGCGTCGGGAGCATCTGGCTAAATTGATTGAGCCAGCGCTGGCTCGGGGTGAATGGGTAATCTGTGACCGCTTCAGCGATGCGACCTATGCCTATCAAGGTGGTGGTCGGGGGCTGGATAGGGCCAAGTTCCTGATACTGGAACACTGGGTTCATGAACACCTGCAGCCGGATCTCACTCTGTTGTTCGACCTGCCGCTCGAGATAGCCCGCGAGCGGATCGTGCTGGCAAATCGTGTGCTCGATAAATTCGAACAGGAGCGGGTCGATTTCCATGAGCGTGTGCGTCAGGCGTATCTGGAAAGGGCACACACCAGCCCATCGAGAATGCGGGTGGTGAATGCAGATAGCACCCTCGATAATATTCGTAAACAACTTGATCAAATTGTCTCAATGATCTGTTTATGA
- a CDS encoding NRDE family protein produces the protein MCLIIVGWRVHPDYPLVVAANRDEFYARPTAQLSRWPDAPEIMGGLDLEAGGTWLGISEAGRFAAITNVREPGMAAGDLSRGALTRNFLQSCLSALDYASTIDGRRYSGFNLLMADGESLAYFSNRDGEARALSPGIYGLSNYRLDTPWPKLLAARENFSEALIKLPDESAFFELLGDASIIADESLPSTGVSLEWERLLSAIFVKSETYGTRASTLAWQRADGVVTVHENSFGPNGQPLQSSVISTSE, from the coding sequence ATGTGTCTGATCATCGTCGGCTGGCGGGTTCATCCGGATTACCCGCTGGTCGTCGCCGCCAATCGCGACGAGTTTTATGCCCGGCCGACGGCACAACTCTCTCGCTGGCCAGATGCACCGGAGATCATGGGCGGACTTGATCTTGAAGCGGGTGGCACATGGCTGGGTATCAGCGAAGCCGGGAGATTTGCAGCAATCACCAACGTCCGCGAACCCGGCATGGCAGCCGGTGATCTGTCGCGAGGCGCACTGACACGAAACTTTCTGCAGTCCTGCTTATCAGCGCTTGATTACGCCTCAACCATCGATGGCAGGCGGTATTCCGGTTTCAATCTGTTGATGGCAGACGGTGAATCGCTGGCCTATTTTTCCAATCGCGATGGCGAGGCACGCGCACTTTCCCCGGGCATTTACGGACTCTCCAATTACCGGCTCGACACTCCCTGGCCCAAACTGCTGGCCGCTCGCGAGAATTTCTCTGAGGCACTGATCAAGCTACCCGATGAGTCGGCTTTTTTTGAACTACTGGGTGACGCGTCGATCATCGCCGACGAGAGCTTGCCGAGTACCGGCGTTTCACTCGAATGGGAACGCCTGTTATCGGCCATTTTTGTTAAATCGGAAACCTACGGCACCCGCGCCTCAACGCTGGCCTGGCAGCGTGCTGATGGCGTCGTCACCGTGCACGAAAACAGCTTTGGCCCAAATGGCCAGCCCCTTCAGTCTTCGGTGATCTCTACTTCCGAATAA
- a CDS encoding SCO family protein — MNRRLFLMFSSALLVACNRAPVAFRNTDLTGATFGRRLSLTDHHGQKRTLDDFRGKAVVVFFGYTACPDICPTMLARLVEVMKALSGDAPQVQVLFVTVDPERDGADRLKEFVPWFYPTFLGLRGDTAETKAVTEEFRVFAARKTVTGDLGYVIDHSSGAYVFDPAGHLRLYVKDTASVDDIVADVRLLLHGS; from the coding sequence ATGAACCGCCGCCTATTTCTCATGTTTTCCAGCGCGTTGCTGGTCGCCTGCAATCGAGCACCGGTGGCTTTTCGCAATACAGATCTGACCGGTGCAACTTTCGGGCGCCGCTTGAGCCTGACTGACCATCATGGACAGAAGCGGACACTGGACGATTTTCGCGGCAAAGCCGTGGTTGTGTTCTTTGGCTATACCGCTTGCCCGGATATCTGCCCGACCATGCTGGCGAGACTTGTCGAGGTGATGAAGGCGCTGAGTGGTGATGCCCCCCAGGTTCAGGTCTTGTTTGTCACGGTTGATCCGGAGCGCGATGGTGCGGATCGGCTGAAAGAATTTGTACCGTGGTTTTATCCTACGTTTCTTGGTCTGCGTGGGGATACGGCGGAAACCAAGGCGGTCACCGAAGAATTCAGGGTTTTTGCCGCACGCAAGACAGTGACTGGTGACCTGGGTTATGTCATCGATCATTCTTCCGGTGCTTACGTTTTCGACCCAGCTGGGCACTTGCGGCTGTATGTCAAAGATACGGCCAGTGTCGATGACATCGTGGCTGATGTTCGTCTGTTGCTGCATGGCAGCTAG